In the genome of Raphanus sativus cultivar WK10039 chromosome 4, ASM80110v3, whole genome shotgun sequence, one region contains:
- the LOC108853779 gene encoding microtubule-destabilizing protein 60, with translation MCTGKSSHSKSSPKFGKTSPTSSVLSLGSNGKRMTKVEFKDRAHDKTKAAAAKNVAKAPAKENKKPLEFKLHSGERAVKRAMFNYSVATNYYITKLQKKQEDKLQKMIEEEDIRMLRKEMVPKARLMPFFDRPFLPQRSSIPLTMPKEPSFGNVNSTCWTCVFNNQYYLYHIHHVHA, from the exons ATGTGTACTGGAAAATCATCACACTCAAAATCATCACCCAAG tttggGAAAACAAGTCCAACTTCTTCTGTACTCTCCCTGGGTTCCAACGGTAAAAGAATG ACCAAAGTGGAATTCAAAGACAGAGCGCATGACAAAACCAAGGCAGCCGCTGCTAAG AATGTTGCAAAGGCACCagcaaaagagaacaaaaagcCTCTTGAGTTCAAGCTTCACTCTGGTGAGAGAGCAGTGAAACGTGCCATGTTCAACTATTCG GTTGCAACTAATTACTATATCACGAAACTgcaaaagaaacaagaagataAGTTGCAAAAG ATGATAGAAGAGGAAGATATTCGTATGCTAAGAAAGGAAATGGTTCCGAAAGCTCGACTGATGCCTTTCTTCGACCGACCTTTCCTTCCACAGAG ATCAAGCATACCGTTGACGATGCCAAAGGAACCAAGCTTTGGAAATGTTAACagtacttgttggacttgtgTCTTCAACAACCAATACTATCTCTATCATATTCACCATGTTCATGCTTGA